In the genome of Caldilineales bacterium, the window GCCGACTATGGCCTGATGATCGGCCGCAACCTGGTGCATGGCTCCGACGGCCCCGAAACCGCCGCCTTCGAGATCGGGCTGTGGTTTGGGGACGAGATCGCCAGTTGGGACAGATCGGTGGAGAAATGGGTATTGGAGTGAGTTGATACGTATTGCGTGTTGCGTGTTGCGTGTTGCGTGTTGCGTAGAAACATGCGATAAATCTACGAAATACGCAATAACCAATAACCAATTACCAATTACCAATAAGATGCCCCCACCCACCCTCGCCGTCCTCACCGGCGCCGGCGTTTCGGCGGGGAGCGGCGTGCCCACGTTTCGCGATGCCGGCGGGCTTTGGCGGCAGTTCAGGATGCAAGACCTGGCCACGCCGCAAGCATTCCGCCGCGACCCCAGGCTAGTGTGGGAGTTCTACGATTGGCGCCGCCAGCGCATCGCCGGCTGCGCGCCCAACCCCGCCCATCGCGCCCTGGCCGAAATGGAGGCCGCGTTGCCCGGCTTCACGCTGGTGACGCAGAATGTGGATGGCTTGCACGCGCAGGCAGGCAGCCATCACGCCCTCCATCTGCACGGCGACATCTGGCAGGTGCGCTGCACGAGCTGCGACTACGAAGCCGAGAACCGACAGGTCCCGCTCGACCCGCTGCCGCCCACCTGTCCTCGCTGCGGCGCCCTGCTGCGTCCGGGCGTGGTCTGGTTTGGCGAACCGCTGGATGGCATGACCCTGAGCCGGGCGACGCGGGCCTTTGCCGAAGCCGACATCGCCCTGGTGGTGGGCACCTCGGCCCTGGTCTTTCCCGCCGCCGACCTGCCATTCCAGACCCTGCGACGTGGTGGCGCCGTCCACGAGTTCAACACCGAACGCACCCCGCTCTCCGACGCAGCCGCCGCCTTCTGGCCTGGCCCCTGCGAGATCACCCTGCCCGACTGGTGGGCCGATTTCCGGCGGAACCCAGGCGTGAAACGTGAGGCGTGAAACGTAAGGCGCAAGCCACAGTGTTGTGCTTGCGAGCAGTTTCGCTCATCAATAGTCACAACCAACGCCCGACCTGCCTCCCACCCCTTGTCTCCGTGTTTCCTTGTCTACTTGTCTACTCCTCCCATGCGCCACTTCATCATCGACACCGACACCGCTTCGGATGACGCCGTCGCCATCCTCATGGCCCTGCAATGGCCGGATGTGATCGTGGATGCGATCACGATCGTTTCGGGCAACATGCCCGTGGCCCAGGGCAGCATCAACGCCCGTTATGTGGTCGAACTCTGCGGCCAAGAGACGCCGGTCTACGAAGGCTGCACCCGGCCGCTGCTGCGCCAGCCGTTCCACGCCTACTACTTTCATGGCCCGGATGGGATGGGCGGGATGAACTACCCGCCGCCCCGGCGCTCGCCTGCGCCCGGCCACGCCGTGCTGCAGTTGGTCGAGCGTTTCGCCGCCGCGCCGGGCGAGATCACGCTGGTGACGCTGGGGCCGCTGACCAACATCGCCCTGGCCCTGCGCCTTGAGCCGCGCCTGGCGGGCTGGGTGAAGGGGTGTGTTGTGATGGGCGGGGCCGCCAACGTGGTGGGGAATGTGACGCCGGCAGCCGAGTACAACATCTGGTGCGACCCCGAAGCCGCCGGCATCGTCTTCCAGTCGGGGATGCCGGTGGTGATGGTGGGATGGGAGGTGAGCCGGGGCGAGGCCAACCTCAGCCTGAGCGA includes:
- a CDS encoding NAD-dependent deacylase; protein product: MPPPTLAVLTGAGVSAGSGVPTFRDAGGLWRQFRMQDLATPQAFRRDPRLVWEFYDWRRQRIAGCAPNPAHRALAEMEAALPGFTLVTQNVDGLHAQAGSHHALHLHGDIWQVRCTSCDYEAENRQVPLDPLPPTCPRCGALLRPGVVWFGEPLDGMTLSRATRAFAEADIALVVGTSALVFPAADLPFQTLRRGGAVHEFNTERTPLSDAAAAFWPGPCEITLPDWWADFRRNPGVKREA
- a CDS encoding nucleoside hydrolase, which encodes MRHFIIDTDTASDDAVAILMALQWPDVIVDAITIVSGNMPVAQGSINARYVVELCGQETPVYEGCTRPLLRQPFHAYYFHGPDGMGGMNYPPPRRSPAPGHAVLQLVERFAAAPGEITLVTLGPLTNIALALRLEPRLAGWVKGCVVMGGAANVVGNVTPAAEYNIWCDPEAAGIVFQSGMPVVMVGWEVSRGEANLSLSEIEAILEMGTPRAKFAIECNRHALAASLNLQSDPGLGLPDPVAMAVALDPSICTRRSRHFVAVSGDELTRGMTVVDELRVTSTPPYRDPYWGPQESAIDVCWTIDVGRWKEMLRRTLTP